Within the Pseudomonadota bacterium genome, the region TTTTTCCAGCAATTTAAAGTAGGAGGACTGGGATGCCTTTCATATATGATCGGCTGTCCCCAGGATGGCCGGGTGGTGGTCGTAGATCCCAAACGAGACATCAAAGACTACCTGGTCACCGCCAAACAGAATAAAATGAAGATCAGCCATATCATTGAAACCCATGTTCACGCGGACCATGTATCCGGAGCGCTGGAACTGCAGCAGGCTACCGGCGCCCCCATCCATCTCGGGGCCGGCAGCCCGGTTTTTTATGATCATGTTCAATTAAATGAAGGCGATAGTATCACCATCGGCGCGGTCAAATTGCAGGTTATTTTCACCCCCGGCCATACACCCCATGCCATCAGCCTGGCAATTGCTGATCTGTCCCGGGGCGAGCTGCCGCAAATGCTGTTGACCGGCGATCTCCTGTTCGTCGGCAGTATCGGCCGCCCGGATCTGGCCGGCAATGAACTGCTGGATGACCAGATCAAAAACCTTTACAACAGCCTCTATACCAAGCTCAGTCGTTTTGGCGACTATGTGGAAATCTACCCCGCCCATGGAGAAGGATCCCTCTGCGGCGCGGGCTTGAGCGCCAAACCTTCGTCCACCATGGGCTATGAACGGCAGACAAACCCCTATTTAAAACTCAGCCGGGAAGAATTTAAAAAAACTCTGGGACAGAACCAACCCCATCGGCCACAGAATTTTTCCTCTATCATTGAAACCAATCGCCAGGGGGCAG harbors:
- a CDS encoding MBL fold metallo-hydrolase, with product MFFQQFKVGGLGCLSYMIGCPQDGRVVVVDPKRDIKDYLVTAKQNKMKISHIIETHVHADHVSGALELQQATGAPIHLGAGSPVFYDHVQLNEGDSITIGAVKLQVIFTPGHTPHAISLAIADLSRGELPQMLLTGDLLFVGSIGRPDLAGNELLDDQIKNLYNSLYTKLSRFGDYVEIYPAHGEGSLCGAGLSAKPSSTMGYERQTNPYLKLSREEFKKTLGQNQPHRPQNFSSIIETNRQGAAIEEELPVARQKNPAAIAKYLQDPEQYALVDLREAAAFGGAHIPGSLNIGLSPNSATWMGNVVDTEKKIILLADSQEQISQAITSFRRVGYNQIIGYCIGLSDWILGGRKTGFLPQISVHALQEVLTKYGNHTVIDVRTPTEWQAGHLENAIHLPLQQLIAEGISLDLNDHISVICGSGYRSNIAGSMLKTNGYAHIYSVIGGMMAWRMAGFKMAL